From Neisseria cinerea:
CCTGCCTGAAAACGTCGTACCCGACGGCATGGGTTCGCCTTTGGCAAAAATGCCCGAGTTTTACGAAACCACCTGCCCATGCTGCGGCGGCGCGGCGAAACGCGAAACCGACACCATGGACACCTTCATGGAATCGAGCTGGTATTTCTTCCGCTACATGTCGCCCAAGTTCGCAGAAGGCATGGTATCGACTGAAGCCGCGAAATACTGGGGCGCGGTCGACCAATACATCGGCGGTATCGAACACGCGATTCTGCACCTCTTGTACGCGCGCTTCTTCACCAAACTGATGCGCGACGAAGACTTGGTCAGCGTGGACGAACCGTTCGAACGCCTGCTCACACAAGGCATGGTCGTCTGCGAAACCTACTACCGCGAAAACGCCAACGGCAGCAAAGACTGGATCAACCCCGCCGATGTCGAGCTGACTTTCGACGACAAAGGCCGCCCCGTTTCCGCCGTTCTCAAAGCCGACGGACTGCCCGTCGTCATCAGCGGCACGGAAAAAATGTCCAAGTCCAAAAACAACGGCGTCGATCCGCAAGAGCTGATTAACGCCTACGGCGCGGACACTGCCCGCCTGTTCATGATGTTTGCCGCACCGCCCGAACAATCCCTCGAATGGAGCGACAGCGGCGTCGAAGGCGCACACCGCTTCCTGCGCCGCCTGTGGCGTACCGTTTACGAATACCTGAAACAAGGAGGCGCGGTCAAAGCGTTTGCAGGCAGCCAAGACGGTTTGTCTAAAGAACTCAAAGACCTGCGCCACAAACTACATTCCACCATCGCCAAAGTCAGCGATGACTACGGCCGCCGCCAGCAGTTCAACACCGCCATCGCCGCCGTGATGGAACTGCTCAACCAATACGACAAAACCGACACCGGCAGCGAACAAGGCCGCGCCGTCGCTCAAGAAGTATTGGAAACCGCCGTACGCCTGTTGTGGCCCATCGTGCCGCACATCTGCGAAACCCTGTGGAGCGAATTGAACAGCGCGAAACTGTGGGAGGCAGGCTGGCCGACAGTCGATGAAGCCGCTTTGGTCAAATCCGAAATCGAAGTCATGGTTCAAGTCAACGGCAAACTGCGCGGAAAAATCACCGTCGCCGCCGATGCCTCTAAAGCCGACCTCGAAGCCGCCGCACTCGCCACCGAAGGTGCGGTGAAATTCATGGAAGGCAAGCCTGCCAAGAAAATCATCGTTGTACCCGGACGCTTGGTGAACATCGTGGTGTAAACCAGATTCAGAAATTAATATCCAAAATGCCGTCTGAAATCCGAATGGATTACAGACGGCATTTAAATTTAAACAGTACTGTTCCGTATGCTTCACATTTTTATTGCACGGTTACCGAGCGTTGTTTTTACGGTATGGATAAATATTGAGAAACCGTACATCTCGGGTTAATCCGTTTGCGACACGGCAACAGGTATGCCGCGTATTGATGCCAGCAGCGCGTCAGCTTCCTGTTTCTGTCTGGCAAACTCCGCTTTGTCTGCCTGCGTTAATTCGGGTGTCGGCAATGCGACCGAGGCGGGGTTGACGGGTTGTCCGTTGATACGTGCCTCATAATGCAGGTGGGGGCCGGTCGAGCGCCCTGTCGAACCCACGAAGCCGATTACTTCTCCGCTGCGCACATTGCCTTGTGCCTGTGAGAACGCGCTTAAATGTGCATACAGCGTTTCTATACCGTTGGCGTGCTGTATCATGACTGCGTTGCCGTAACCTCCTTTCCAGCCCTTAAATGTGATGATGCCGTCGGCGGAAGCCTTGACCGGCGTGCCCGAAGGTGCGGCGTAATCGATGCCGGTGTGCAGCCTCCACGTGTGCAGGGTAGGGTGCATACGGTAGCCGAAAGGCGAAGAAATACGGGTGTAAACCAGCGGTTCGATGTTGAACCCTGTTTTCTGTTGTACGACTGTGCCGTCTTGATCGTAATAGTTGCCGCCTTCCGAACCTTTGCTGCCGGAACGGTAATAAAACGCTTGGTAGTTTGTGCCGCCTTTGACAACTTCCGCCGCCAAAATATCGCCTGTCGCCATTTGTTGACCGTGAAAATACAGGCTGTCGTAGAGCAGGCGTACGATATCTCCTTCCTGAAGGTCTGCAAGGTTGAAACGGCCGGCAAAAATCCCGCTCAAGGATTCGCGGATTTCGACAGGTACTTCCGCCCGCGCCAACGCGCCGCGTGCCGAGGTTTTGACTACAACCGAACGCAGCGTGGGTAATACTTTCATGTCCGCTTCGGAACCTGACCGCTGCCATGTGCCGCCTTTTTTCTCCAGAGCGACAAAATTGCGTTCGCCCTCCTCATCGGTAAAAAACTGCACTTCGCGCGCACTGCCGTCGCTGCCGACCAAAACATGAACCGACTGGTCGGCCCGCAAATACCTCATATCGGTTGCGCCGCCATACTTTCCCGTTATCTGGACGATATCGTCCCGAGCGATGCCCAAACGCGCCAGCACGTCTCCGAGCGAGTCCCCGGGCTGTACGGCTTCCTGCGCCCAATAAGCCGTCCGGGTGCTGCTGCTCCAAGACACCGGCGGCAGCTTTTGTTCTATGCTCCGCGGCTTAATATGCTCCGTCTTGTCCGGTAAGGCGATAATTGCCGCTGATGACAGAATAATCGTAACGGCAAGCGTACGAAGCGCGTATTTCCGATGCTTTTCCGAAAGCGGAAAGATTGCCATGCTGCTCCTTTTCTACGGCGTTTGTGCCGAATCCTCTATAATGTTGCGTCTAAAACTGTCTTTTGAAAACATTTCAACAATGAAACTCACACTCGCCATCCCTTCGCTTAATTTGGATGAAGACGAAGCCCGTATTCCGTTGAACCTGCCGGCATTCAATACTATGCTGAGATACGGCACGCTGCACCGGCAACGCTGCGCACCATCGTCATTTTACGCACGTTATTTGTGGTGCGGGGAGTTGGCGGAAAATGCGGCGAAAGACCTGAATATGCCGTCTGAAGCCGTTGCGTTTGCCTCTCCCGTCTGGCAAAAGATGGGGATGCATCAGGCAAATGTACTGACGGCGGAATATTTGGACATCGGAAAAGGCGAGGCCGAACGCCTTTGTTTTGATCTGTCTGAATTTTACCGCGACATTTCCTGGCATTTTACGCCCATTCTGCCCGAATTATGGCTGGTTTCCATGCAACGGCCATACCTCTGGGGGGCAAAGCCTGTTTTAGATTTGGGCGGATTGTTGGGTGCGGACGATCAGCCGGACGGAGAAGATGCGGTAACGTGGTTGCGCGTCCAAACCGAAATCCAAATGTGGCTGGCCGCGCATCCCGTCAATCATGACCGCAGGAAACGTGGGCTGCCCGAGTTGAACGGGCTGTGGCTTTGGGACGGCCTGAACGGTGGCGGGCTGGGCGGCACGGTTTTTGCCGATACGGTTTGGAGCCGTTTTCACCCGAACCGCCGAGCATTGCCCGACAGCTTCCAAGCTTATGCGGAAACGGCGGCGCACCTGCCCGATACGCACCATATCCTGTTTATGGACGATTTGCGCCTGTCCGGACTGACGGGAGACAGGGAGCGGTATGCATCGGTTTTACAGCAGTGGGAAGAACGCTGGTTTGCGCCGCTTTATGATACCGTCCGTACCGGCAAAATCAAACGGTTGGATATCTCCACAGACGGATTAAACGGCGGCACGCTGACGTTTACCGCCGCGGACAGGTGGAAATTCTGGCGCGGTACGAGGAACTTTGACGGAATTTGGTAAGCTTGCCGAACAAAACCGCAACAATGCCGTCTGAAACCGCGTCATGGTTTCAGACGGCATTTTTTCTTGCATGATATCCGGCCGGACAATAATGTTTCCTACTGTTAGGACGAACAAGTCGGCATAGAAACCGTCGGTAAAAAAACGCAAGGGTTTCACCTGCCGATAACGGGTGGCTTAGTTTGCCGCATATCGGTCCGGCAGCCATGCACGCACGCGGCGTTCAACCGCTTCGGGACTCAAGCCCAAATCGTCCAAAAGTTTTTTCGGGTCGCCGTGTTCGGTTACGGTATCGGCAACGCCCAAAAGCAAGACGGGTTTGCAGATGCCGTGTTTCGCCAATACTTCCAGCACCGCGCTGCCTGCGCCGCCTTGTTCGGCGTTTTCTTCGGCGGTAACGATGTAATCGTGGCTTTGGGCGAGGCGGACGATGAGTTCCTCGTCTATTGGTTTGACGAAGCGCATATCAGCGATGGTGGCGTTCAGTTTTTCGGCAACCGTCAATGCGGGGGCAACCATGCTGCCGAAGGCGATGAATGCGGTTTTCTTACCTTCGCGGCGGATAATGCCCTTGCCGATTTCCACGGTTTCGAGGCCGTCTGAAACGGGCGCGCCCGTACCCGTGCCGCGCGGATAACGGACGGCGGACGGTGAATTTGCCTGATAGCAGGTCGAAAGCAGCAGGCGGCATTCGTTTTCATCGCTCGGCGCGGCAACAATCATGTTCGGCACGCAGCGCAAGAAGCTCAAATCGTACAAACCGGCATGGGTCGGGCCGTCCGCGCCGACGATGCCCGCACGGTCAACGGCAAACAAAATGGGCAGGTTTTGCAGGGCGATGTCGTGCACCAGTTGGTCATAGGCGCGCTGGAGGAAGGTGGAATAAATGGCGACGACGGGCTTCATGCCTTCGCAAGCCAAACCGCCGGCAAAGGTAACGGCGTGCTGCTCGGCAATGCCGACGTCGAAATAGCGGTCGGGAAATTGTTGTTCGAATTCAACCAGTCCGCTGCCCTCGCGCATGGCGGGGGTAATCGCCGCCAATCGTGAGTCTGCCGCCGCCTGGTCGCACAGCCATTTGCCGAACACTTGCGTATAGGTCGGTTTGGCTGCGGGTTTGTTTTCAGACGGCATAGGGGTTTCCGCAGTACTGTCTTTGGGCAGGTTGGCAACGGCGTGGTATTTGACGGGGTCGTTTTCGGCGAGTTTGTAGCCGTTGCCTTTTTTGGTGATGACGTGCAGCAGTTGCGGGCCTTTGCGGCTGCGCAAGTCTTTCAATACGTCAACCAGATGTTCGACGTTATGACCGTCCACGGGGCCGGTGTAGCGGAAGCCGAAGTTTTCAAACAAAGACAGCGACTGCCTTGCGTGTTCTGCTTCACCCGCCAGCGTTTTGATTTTGTGTTCGACTTTTTGGGCGAGCTCCATCGCGCCGGGCAGCTTGTCTAAAACCTTGCTCGATTGGGCTTTGATGGTGCTCAACAGGCCGCGCATATCGCGCACGACGTTGCTGGCGAGGTATTTCGGCAGCGCGCCGACGTTGGGGGAAATCGACATTTCGTTGTCGTTGAGAATGACCAGCAGGTTCACGTCCATGTCGCCTGCGCAGTTCAAGGCTTCAAACGCCTGACCCGCCGTCATCGCGCCGTCGCCGATAATGGCGACGCTGCGGCGGTCGCTGCCCAAAATTTTGTCAGCCGCCGCCATGCCCAACGCCGCGCCGATGGAGGTGGAAGAATGACCCACGCCAAACGCATCGTATTCGGACTCACTGCGCTTGGGGAAACCCGCCAAACCGCCGTAGCGGCGCATGGTGTGCATTTGGTTTTTGCGGCCGGTCAGGATTTTGTGCGGATAACTTTGATGACCGACGTCCCAAACCAACTTGTCTTCAGGTGTATGATAAACATAGTGCAGAGCCACGGTAAGCTCGACCGCGCCCAAGTTGCTGGCGAAATGACCGCCGGTTTGACCGATGGATTCCAGCAGAAACTCTCGCAACTCGGCGGCGACTTGGGGCAACTGTTTTTTATCCAGGCGGCGCAAATCTTGCGGGCTGTCAATCAGGTCGAGTAGGGGGCTTGGGTTCATGATGTGTCTTTTTTATATCGTCCGGGTGCAACGGCTAATTATATATCAAGCACGCGGGGCTGACGGCTGATTTTGTCCGGGATTATTTTTCCTGCCGTTTGGCGCGCGGATGAGCTTCGTCATACAGGCGGGCGATGTGGTCGAAATCGAGTTTGGTGTAAATCTGCGTGGTTGAAAGGCTGCTGTGACCGAGCAGCTCCTGTACAGCCCTGATGTCGCGCGAGGACTGCAACAGATGGCTGGCGTAGCTGTGCCTCATCATGTGCGGGGAAATGTGCCTGCCGTCGCCGTTTTGCGCCGCCCATGATTCGAGGCGCTTTTGTATTTGGCGTTGGCTCAGGCGCGTACCGTTCCTGCCGGTAAACAGGGCTTTGCCGTCCGATGCCGTCTGACGTAGCGGCAAATAGTTTTTTAAAGCTTCTACGCTTTTCCCGGTCAGCGGGACCTGGCGTTGTTTTCTTCCTTTGCCGGTTACGCGCACCCAGCCTTCGTCCAACCACACATTGCCTGTATCCAGGCCGTGTATCTCGCTCAGGCGTAAACCGCTGCCGTACATCAGTTCGAACAGTGCGTGGTCGCGCAATGCCAATGCGTCGCTGTCATCTACAGGCAGGTCGAGCATCTGGTTCAAACATTCTTGAGGGAGTGCTTTCGGGATACGTTCTGGCTGTTTCGGTGGTTTGATATCGGCGGTCGGGTCGGCGTGCATCAGGCCGCGCTTTACCAGCCAAACGCAATACTGCCGCCAAGACGAAAGTTTGCGAGCCAGCGTCCGTTCCCCCAAACCGCGGCCGGACAGCCGGCGTAATGCCTGTACGAAGTCGCCGCGCGTGCAATTTGGAGGGTTTGCAGACGGCATTTCTTCCAGAAGGGCAAGCAGTTCCTGCAAGTCGCGCCGGTATGCGGCAACCGTATGCTCCGATTTACCCTCGCGCACGATATTTTCCAAATAAGCGTCCAAGTATGCCGCAAGTCCGTCCAAACCCATTCCCACACCTAAAATAACATTAGAAACATTATCATAAATCGGAATATCCGAATCCCGAAACGTCAAAACCCGACAAACCTGCATACTGGCATCGTTAATATAAAATCAATGAGCCGTTTATGGTTTTTTGCCGTAAAAAACATTATAATCCGCCTTATTTACCTATTGCCCAAGGAGACACAAATGGCACTCGTATCCATGCGCCAACTGCTTGATCATGCTGCCGAAAACAGCTACGGCCTGCCCGCGTTCAACGTCAACAACCTCGAACAGATGCGCGCCATCATGGAGGCTGCAGACCAAGTCGACGCCCCCGTCATCGTACAGGCGAGTGCCGGTGCGCGCAAATATGCGGGTGCGCCGTTTTTACGCCACCTGATTTTGGCGGCTGTCGAAGAATTTCCGCACATCCCCGTCGTCATGCACCAAGACCACGGCGCATCTCCTGATGTGTGCCAACGCTCCATCCAACTGGGCTTCTCCTCCGTGATGATGGACGGCTCTCTGATGGAAGACGGCAAAACCCCTTCTTCTTATGAATACAACGTTAACGCCACCCGTACCGTGGTTAACTTCTCCCACGCTTGCGGCGTATCCGTTGAAGGCGAAATCGGCGTATTGGGCAACCTCGAAACCGGCGAAGCAGGCGAAGAAGACGGTGTAGGCGCAGTGGGCAAACTTTCCCACGACCAAATGCTGACCAGTGTCGAAGATGCCGTGCGCTTCGTTAAAGATACCGGCGTTGACGCATTGGCTATTGCCGTCGGAACCAGCCACGGCGCATACAAATTCACCCGTCCGCCCACAGGCGACGTATTACGTATCGACCGCATCAAAGAAATCCACCAAGCCCTGCCGAACACCCACATCGTGATGCACGGCTCCAGCTCCGTTCCGCAAGAATGGCTGAAAGTCATCAACGAATACGGCGGCAATATCGGCGAAACCTACGGCGTGCCGGTTGAAGAAATCGTCGAAGGCATCAAACACGGCGTGCGCAAAGTCAACATCGATACCGACTTGCGCCTTGCTTCCACCGGCGCGGTACGCCGCTACCTTGCTGAAAACCCGTCCGACTTTGACCCGCGCAAATACCTGAGCAAAACCATTGAGGCCATGAAGCAAATCTGCCTCGACCGCTATCTTGCGTTCGGTTGCGAAGGTCAGGCAGGCAAAATCAAACCTGTTTCGTTGGAAAAAATGGCAAGCCGTTATGCCAAGGGCGAATTGAACCAAATCGTCAAATAACAGGTTGCCGGTAAACAAAATGCCGTCTGAACCGCTGTTCGGACGGCATTTGATTTTTGCTTTGACCTGCCTCATTGATGCAGTATGCAAAAAAAGATACCATAACCAAAATGTTTATATATTATCTATTCTGCGTATGACAAGGAGTAAACCTGTGAACCGAACTACCTTCTGTTGCCTTTCTTTGACCGCCGCCCTGATTCTGACCGCCTGCAGCAGCGGAGGGGGCGGTGTCGCCGCCGACATCGGTGCGGGGCTTGCCGATGCACTAACCGCACCGCTCGACCATAAAGACAAAGGTTTGCAGTCTTTGACGCTGGATCAGTCCGTCAGGAAAAACGAGAAACTGAAGCTGGCGGCACAAGGTGCGGAAAAAACTTATGGAAACGGCGACAGCCTCAATACGGGCAAATTGAAGAACGACAAGGTCAGCCGCTTCGACTTTATCCGTCAAATCGAAGTGGACGGGCAGCTCATTACCTTGGAGAGCGGAGAGTTCCAAGTGTACAAACAAAGCCATTCCGCCTTAACCGCCCTTCAGACCGAGCAAGTACAAGATTCGGAGCATTCAGGGAAGATGGTTGCGAAACGCCAGTTCAGAATCGGCGATATAGCGGGTGAACATACATCTTTTGACAAGCTTCCCGAAGGCGGCAGGGCGACATATCGCGGGACGGCGTTCAGTTCAGACGATGCCGGTGGAAAACTGACCTACACCATAGATTTCGCCGCCAAGCAGGGACACGGCAAAATCGAACATTTGAAATCGCCAGAACTCAATGTTGATCTGGCCGCCGCCGATATCAAGCCGGATGAAAAACACCATGCCGTCATCAGCGGTTCCGTCCTTTACAACCAAGACGAGAAAGGCAGTTACTCCCTCGGTATCTTTGGCGGAAAAGCCCAGGAAGTTGCCGGCAGCGCGGAAGTGAAAACCGTAAACGGCATACGCCATATCGGCCTTGCCGCCAAGCAATAACCATTGTGAAAATGCCGTCCGAACACAATAATTTACCGTTCGGACGGCATTTTGTATTGCACCGTCCGACGGCATGTCCGAGGGGGGAGATCCCTATTTTCAGGCCAACCGCTATATAATGCCGTCTGAACCAACGAGAGAATACCATGCAAGCTGATTTTAACCGTCCCGTCCTGGCCGTCGATACCGGTACTTCCCGTTTGTCGCTCGCGCTGCGTGCCGACGGCGAAACCCGTCTGTTCCATCAGGAAGTCGGCAGCCGCCAGTCCGAACTGATTCTGCCGGAAATCCGCACCCTGTTCCGCGATGCGGGCATTACCGCCGCCGATTTGGGTGCGGTCGTATACGCACAGGGCCCCGGCGCGTTTACCGGACTGCGTATCGGCATCGGTGTGGCTCAGGGTTTGGCAACGCCGTTTGATACCCCCTTAATCGGCGTACCCTCGCTCGCTGCCGCCGCCTCGCTGCCGCCGCCGCAAAGCTGCATCCTTGCCGCTACGGACGCTCGTATGGGCGAAGTGTTTTATGCATGGTTCGATACGCTGAACTGCCACCGTTTGAGCGATTATCAGGTCGGGCGGGCGGCAGACATCCGGCTGCCGGAGGGATGCGCCTTTTCAGACGGCATAGGCAGCGCGTTCGCGCTGGAAGAGGCCCCGCCGTTCTCAGGCAGGCCGGATATGCCGACCGCCGCCGACTTTCTAGCATTGGCAGCCAAGGGCGGCTATGCTGCCGTCCATGCCGCAGACGCCGGTTTGCTCTACGTCCGCAACAAAATTGCCCTGACTGCCAAAGAACAGGCCGAACGGAGGGCGCGCCCGTGAACATCCGCCGTGCCGTTTATGCCGATTGCGCGGCGCTGGCCGCACTCGATGCCGTCTGCAACCCGTCCGCATGGACGCAACGCCAATTCGAATCCGCACTCGTTTCGCCGTCCGAACAGGTTTTCCTTGCGGAAAAAGACGGCAGGTTGGCCGCCTTTATCGTTTGGCAGAACCTGCCCGATGAATCCGAACTGCACCTGATTGCCACCGCGCCCGAATGCCGCCGCCGGGGTGTCGCGTCCGCCCTGCTCGAATATTGGTTCGCACATCTGCCCGAAGGCACGCAACGCCTGCTGCTCGAAGTCCGCGCGGGCAATATCGGCGCGCACGCGCTATATGCGGCACACGGCTTTACCGATGCGGGCAGGCGGAAAAACTATTACCGTACAGCCGACGGTAAAACCGAAGATGCCGTCTTAATGGAGAAAATATGTTAAGCGCGCGCTACCTCCACCTGCACGAAGCCTTGGGTTTGGGCCCGATGTGGTTGAAACGGGGAGCCGTCGTCCTGCCGTCCGCAACATTGCCGGGAAACCCGACACAAATCCGCCTGCAAAAGCAAACCGTCCTCAGTATTCCGCAGCGTCCGTCCGAACAGCATACCGGTCAGGCACGGCTCAAAACCATGAAAGTGTTGGAAACAACCGCCGTACATACGCGCAAACCCGTGCCTGAAACCGAAACGCCTCTGTCCGGTGTTTCAGACGGCATCGCCCCCGTTCCCGCCGCTTCGGGCATAACCAAACTTGCCGTCGTCAGCCTGTGTCCGCCGACCGAGGATATGGTTTACGGGCAGCTGTTCCACGGCAAAGCGGGTGTCCTGCTCGACAATATACTCAAAGCCGTAGGACTGGATGCCGCTTATGTACACAAGACCAGCTGGGTGAAAACCGCCGCCGTCGGCAACCCGATGCCGTCTGAACAGGCCATCGAGAATGCGTTGGGTCAAATCGCCAGGGAACTCGACGGCTGCCGCGCCCCGGCCGTCCTTTTCCTTGGGCAGGCTTTTGTCCAGACTGAACGGCAAACGATGGTTGAAACTTTGTGCGGCAGCCGTCCCTTCTTCATCATCGACCATCCCGCCCGGCTTTTACGCCAACCCGAACTCAAAGCCCGAAACTGGCAGGTGTTGAAACAGTTGAAACGCGCCTTGCAGGCAGGCGGCAGTTGAAGCAGGCCGCACGGGGCGGTAGAATCACAACTGCATCGCAATACCTGACAGAAAGCAAAAAATGACCGATTTCCGCCAAGATTTCCTTAAATTCTCCCTCGCCCAAAACGTCTTAAAATTCGGCGAATTTACCACCAAGGCAGGACGGCAGTCGCCTTACTTCTTCAATGCCGGCCTCTTTAACGACGGCTTGTCCACGCTGCAACTGGCAAAATTTTACGCACAATCCATCATTGAAAGCGGCATCCAATTCGATATGCTGTTCGGCCCCGCCTACAAAGGCATTATTTTGGCGGCGGCAACCGCGATGATGCTGGCGGAAAAAGGCGTGAACGTCCCGTTTGCCTACAACCGCAAAGAAGCCAAAGACCATGGCGAAGGCGGCGTGTTGGTCGGTGCGCCGCTTAAAGGGCGTGTGCTGATTATCGACGATGTGATTTCCGCCGGTACAT
This genomic window contains:
- the xerC gene encoding tyrosine recombinase XerC, whose amino-acid sequence is MGLDGLAAYLDAYLENIVREGKSEHTVAAYRRDLQELLALLEEMPSANPPNCTRGDFVQALRRLSGRGLGERTLARKLSSWRQYCVWLVKRGLMHADPTADIKPPKQPERIPKALPQECLNQMLDLPVDDSDALALRDHALFELMYGSGLRLSEIHGLDTGNVWLDEGWVRVTGKGRKQRQVPLTGKSVEALKNYLPLRQTASDGKALFTGRNGTRLSQRQIQKRLESWAAQNGDGRHISPHMMRHSYASHLLQSSRDIRAVQELLGHSSLSTTQIYTKLDFDHIARLYDEAHPRAKRQEK
- a CDS encoding uracil-DNA glycosylase family protein, producing MLSARYLHLHEALGLGPMWLKRGAVVLPSATLPGNPTQIRLQKQTVLSIPQRPSEQHTGQARLKTMKVLETTAVHTRKPVPETETPLSGVSDGIAPVPAASGITKLAVVSLCPPTEDMVYGQLFHGKAGVLLDNILKAVGLDAAYVHKTSWVKTAAVGNPMPSEQAIENALGQIARELDGCRAPAVLFLGQAFVQTERQTMVETLCGSRPFFIIDHPARLLRQPELKARNWQVLKQLKRALQAGGS
- the dxs gene encoding 1-deoxy-D-xylulose-5-phosphate synthase; protein product: MNPSPLLDLIDSPQDLRRLDKKQLPQVAAELREFLLESIGQTGGHFASNLGAVELTVALHYVYHTPEDKLVWDVGHQSYPHKILTGRKNQMHTMRRYGGLAGFPKRSESEYDAFGVGHSSTSIGAALGMAAADKILGSDRRSVAIIGDGAMTAGQAFEALNCAGDMDVNLLVILNDNEMSISPNVGALPKYLASNVVRDMRGLLSTIKAQSSKVLDKLPGAMELAQKVEHKIKTLAGEAEHARQSLSLFENFGFRYTGPVDGHNVEHLVDVLKDLRSRKGPQLLHVITKKGNGYKLAENDPVKYHAVANLPKDSTAETPMPSENKPAAKPTYTQVFGKWLCDQAAADSRLAAITPAMREGSGLVEFEQQFPDRYFDVGIAEQHAVTFAGGLACEGMKPVVAIYSTFLQRAYDQLVHDIALQNLPILFAVDRAGIVGADGPTHAGLYDLSFLRCVPNMIVAAPSDENECRLLLSTCYQANSPSAVRYPRGTGTGAPVSDGLETVEIGKGIIRREGKKTAFIAFGSMVAPALTVAEKLNATIADMRFVKPIDEELIVRLAQSHDYIVTAEENAEQGGAGSAVLEVLAKHGICKPVLLLGVADTVTEHGDPKKLLDDLGLSPEAVERRVRAWLPDRYAAN
- the pyrE gene encoding orotate phosphoribosyltransferase, which encodes MTDFRQDFLKFSLAQNVLKFGEFTTKAGRQSPYFFNAGLFNDGLSTLQLAKFYAQSIIESGIQFDMLFGPAYKGIILAAATAMMLAEKGVNVPFAYNRKEAKDHGEGGVLVGAPLKGRVLIIDDVISAGTSVRESIKLIEAEGATPAGVAIALDRMEKGTGELSAVQEVEKQYGLPVAPIASLNDLFILLQNNPEFGQFLEPVRAYRRQYGVE
- the rimI gene encoding ribosomal protein S18-alanine N-acetyltransferase, whose amino-acid sequence is MNIRRAVYADCAALAALDAVCNPSAWTQRQFESALVSPSEQVFLAEKDGRLAAFIVWQNLPDESELHLIATAPECRRRGVASALLEYWFAHLPEGTQRLLLEVRAGNIGAHALYAAHGFTDAGRRKNYYRTADGKTEDAVLMEKIC
- the fba gene encoding class II fructose-bisphosphate aldolase (catalyzes the reversible aldol condensation of dihydroxyacetonephosphate and glyceraldehyde 3-phosphate in the Calvin cycle, glycolysis, and/or gluconeogenesis); this translates as MALVSMRQLLDHAAENSYGLPAFNVNNLEQMRAIMEAADQVDAPVIVQASAGARKYAGAPFLRHLILAAVEEFPHIPVVMHQDHGASPDVCQRSIQLGFSSVMMDGSLMEDGKTPSSYEYNVNATRTVVNFSHACGVSVEGEIGVLGNLETGEAGEEDGVGAVGKLSHDQMLTSVEDAVRFVKDTGVDALAIAVGTSHGAYKFTRPPTGDVLRIDRIKEIHQALPNTHIVMHGSSSVPQEWLKVINEYGGNIGETYGVPVEEIVEGIKHGVRKVNIDTDLRLASTGAVRRYLAENPSDFDPRKYLSKTIEAMKQICLDRYLAFGCEGQAGKIKPVSLEKMASRYAKGELNQIVK
- a CDS encoding M23 family metallopeptidase produces the protein MAIFPLSEKHRKYALRTLAVTIILSSAAIIALPDKTEHIKPRSIEQKLPPVSWSSSTRTAYWAQEAVQPGDSLGDVLARLGIARDDIVQITGKYGGATDMRYLRADQSVHVLVGSDGSAREVQFFTDEEGERNFVALEKKGGTWQRSGSEADMKVLPTLRSVVVKTSARGALARAEVPVEIRESLSGIFAGRFNLADLQEGDIVRLLYDSLYFHGQQMATGDILAAEVVKGGTNYQAFYYRSGSKGSEGGNYYDQDGTVVQQKTGFNIEPLVYTRISSPFGYRMHPTLHTWRLHTGIDYAAPSGTPVKASADGIITFKGWKGGYGNAVMIQHANGIETLYAHLSAFSQAQGNVRSGEVIGFVGSTGRSTGPHLHYEARINGQPVNPASVALPTPELTQADKAEFARQKQEADALLASIRGIPVAVSQTD
- the tsaB gene encoding tRNA (adenosine(37)-N6)-threonylcarbamoyltransferase complex dimerization subunit type 1 TsaB, with amino-acid sequence MQADFNRPVLAVDTGTSRLSLALRADGETRLFHQEVGSRQSELILPEIRTLFRDAGITAADLGAVVYAQGPGAFTGLRIGIGVAQGLATPFDTPLIGVPSLAAAASLPPPQSCILAATDARMGEVFYAWFDTLNCHRLSDYQVGRAADIRLPEGCAFSDGIGSAFALEEAPPFSGRPDMPTAADFLALAAKGGYAAVHAADAGLLYVRNKIALTAKEQAERRARP
- a CDS encoding factor H-binding protein; the encoded protein is MPSEPLFGRHLIFALTCLIDAVCKKRYHNQNVYILSILRMTRSKPVNRTTFCCLSLTAALILTACSSGGGGVAADIGAGLADALTAPLDHKDKGLQSLTLDQSVRKNEKLKLAAQGAEKTYGNGDSLNTGKLKNDKVSRFDFIRQIEVDGQLITLESGEFQVYKQSHSALTALQTEQVQDSEHSGKMVAKRQFRIGDIAGEHTSFDKLPEGGRATYRGTAFSSDDAGGKLTYTIDFAAKQGHGKIEHLKSPELNVDLAAADIKPDEKHHAVISGSVLYNQDEKGSYSLGIFGGKAQEVAGSAEVKTVNGIRHIGLAAKQ